In Gemmatimonadota bacterium, one DNA window encodes the following:
- the mfd gene encoding transcription-repair coupling factor, with translation MAHPALIQAMSRQPGFHELRQRLPAPGESLRLGGLAGSTPPLLLAGLAEALPQRLWVFIAADPAGAEAAEADLQALMEERQVTLYPQREALPYEAEEPHLEVSGLRVEALEALLARRARILVTTLRALQEQAEIPSELAELRLTLAVGDAAPPYQLAQRLEAMGFTRVPLVEAVGEFALRGGILDLFGFGAAEPVRLEFWGDDIASIRQFEILDQRSTREVPRVDVLPVDLRRVSDATTAAPRPVRRSLLDVLPRDALLVDTVAAAAEEGFRRTWTELLHLHQAERRRGGEPAAPEALFLPPEQALERLSSFGRLTLAAGGAADLRFHTRESEPVDRDMERLSAILRAGAARGEDTFVLCDNTGQLERLEELLGNGGLPPRATLALGTLAHGFVLEGAEPPLRVLTDHEIFRRDRRLRRGRRFHGAAALESLAQLRPGDYVVHLDHGIGRFLGLERVRVAAEEIEALAIEYAQGEILRVPVYRLDLIERWVADREDAAPPRLHRIGGRSWKTLRSKTEQSILQMATELLELYAARQVAEGHAFPADTRWQKEMESSFLYEDTPDQRQATGDVKRDMESRRPMDRLLCGDVGYGKTEVAIRAAFKAAQEGKQAAVLAPTTILVEQHLHTFRQRLAGYPVRIEALSRFRTPREQQQILAAVAEGRVDILIGTHRLLEPDVVFRDFGLLVVDEEQRFGVRHKETLKELKRNIDVLALTATPIPRTLHLSLAGLRDLSRIETPPRDRMPIITHVVPWVDEILEDALRRELDRGGQVFFVHNRVETIAGIAERVQRLLPHAAVGIAHGQLPATQLDRIMRRFLEGEIQVLVTTAIIENGLDVPTANTLLVDRADQFGLAQLYQLRGRVGRSHHRAYCYLVVPDELTPEAERRLRILEHYTELGSGYAIALKDLELRGAGNILGAEQSGFVHAVGMDTYTRLLDEAIRRLRGERAAERFPPPEVALEGGTYFPDGYVPDASQKLHLYRRLARMQHAAEVTVLREELRDRFGPPPPEADRLLAATTLRLLGARIGLERLLLRGREARLNFREGVVPRLASVQGALRDQNIEIEVRRPMPLSLVLRSPATQPLTETLAAALELLASSRARAA, from the coding sequence GTGGCACACCCCGCGTTGATCCAGGCGATGTCGCGCCAGCCGGGCTTCCACGAACTACGGCAGCGGCTTCCCGCGCCCGGCGAGTCGCTGCGGCTGGGCGGGCTCGCCGGTTCGACGCCGCCGCTTCTTCTGGCGGGGCTCGCCGAAGCCCTGCCCCAGCGGCTGTGGGTCTTCATCGCCGCCGACCCGGCCGGCGCCGAGGCCGCAGAAGCCGACCTGCAGGCCTTGATGGAAGAGCGCCAGGTCACGCTCTATCCCCAGCGGGAGGCGCTGCCATACGAGGCCGAAGAGCCGCACCTCGAGGTGAGCGGCTTGCGCGTCGAGGCGCTGGAAGCGCTGCTGGCGCGCCGGGCCCGCATCCTCGTTACCACGCTGCGGGCGCTGCAGGAGCAGGCCGAGATCCCGAGTGAGCTGGCGGAGCTGCGCCTCACCCTCGCGGTCGGCGATGCCGCGCCGCCCTACCAGCTCGCCCAGCGCCTCGAAGCCATGGGGTTCACCCGCGTGCCGCTCGTCGAGGCGGTCGGCGAGTTCGCGCTGCGGGGCGGGATCCTCGATCTCTTCGGCTTCGGCGCGGCCGAGCCCGTGCGCCTCGAGTTCTGGGGTGACGACATCGCCTCGATCCGCCAGTTCGAAATCCTCGACCAGCGTTCGACGCGGGAAGTGCCGCGCGTCGATGTCCTGCCGGTCGATTTGCGCCGGGTAAGCGACGCCACGACGGCTGCGCCTCGACCGGTGCGCCGCTCGCTGCTGGACGTGCTGCCGCGGGATGCACTGCTGGTCGACACCGTCGCCGCCGCGGCGGAAGAGGGCTTCCGCCGCACCTGGACCGAGCTGCTGCATCTGCATCAGGCCGAGCGGCGGCGCGGCGGCGAACCGGCAGCACCCGAGGCGCTGTTCCTGCCGCCGGAGCAGGCACTCGAGCGGCTCTCCTCATTTGGCCGGCTCACTCTGGCAGCGGGCGGCGCCGCGGACCTGCGCTTCCACACCCGCGAGTCCGAGCCGGTCGACCGGGACATGGAGCGCCTCTCCGCTATCCTGCGCGCCGGCGCGGCTCGAGGCGAGGACACCTTCGTCCTGTGCGACAACACGGGACAGCTCGAGCGCCTCGAGGAGCTGCTGGGCAACGGCGGACTGCCGCCGCGCGCGACCCTGGCGCTCGGCACCCTGGCCCACGGATTCGTGCTCGAAGGAGCCGAGCCGCCCCTGCGCGTGCTTACGGACCACGAGATCTTCCGCCGCGACCGCCGGCTCCGGCGCGGCCGCCGCTTCCATGGCGCCGCCGCACTGGAAAGCCTGGCCCAGCTCCGGCCGGGCGACTACGTCGTACACCTGGATCACGGCATCGGCCGCTTCCTCGGGCTCGAGCGCGTGCGCGTCGCCGCCGAGGAAATCGAGGCCCTGGCCATTGAATACGCCCAAGGTGAGATCCTGCGCGTGCCCGTCTACCGCCTCGACCTCATCGAGCGCTGGGTCGCCGACCGCGAGGATGCCGCGCCGCCCCGGCTGCACCGCATTGGCGGCAGGAGCTGGAAAACGCTGCGCAGCAAGACCGAGCAATCCATCCTGCAGATGGCCACTGAACTGCTCGAGCTGTACGCCGCCCGCCAGGTCGCGGAGGGCCACGCCTTCCCGGCCGACACCCGCTGGCAAAAAGAGATGGAGTCCAGCTTTCTCTACGAGGATACGCCCGACCAGCGGCAGGCGACGGGCGACGTGAAGCGCGACATGGAGTCGCGCCGTCCCATGGACCGGCTGCTCTGCGGCGACGTCGGCTACGGCAAGACGGAGGTCGCGATCCGCGCCGCGTTCAAGGCAGCGCAGGAGGGGAAGCAGGCCGCTGTCCTGGCGCCCACAACCATTCTCGTCGAGCAGCACCTCCACACCTTCCGCCAGCGGCTGGCCGGCTACCCCGTGCGCATCGAGGCGCTTTCCCGGTTCCGAACGCCCCGCGAGCAGCAGCAGATCCTGGCCGCCGTGGCCGAGGGACGCGTGGACATCCTGATCGGCACGCACCGGCTCCTCGAGCCCGACGTCGTGTTCCGCGACTTCGGCCTGCTGGTCGTGGACGAAGAGCAGCGCTTCGGCGTGCGCCACAAGGAGACGCTCAAGGAGCTGAAACGAAATATTGATGTCCTGGCGCTCACCGCTACACCCATTCCCCGAACCTTGCATCTCTCGCTGGCCGGCCTGCGCGATCTCTCCCGCATCGAAACGCCACCCCGGGACCGCATGCCCATCATCACCCATGTCGTGCCCTGGGTGGATGAGATCCTCGAGGATGCGCTGCGCCGCGAGCTGGACCGGGGCGGCCAGGTCTTCTTCGTGCACAACCGCGTCGAGACCATCGCGGGCATCGCCGAGCGCGTGCAGCGTCTCCTTCCCCACGCCGCCGTGGGCATCGCCCACGGCCAGCTCCCGGCCACCCAGCTCGACCGGATCATGCGCCGCTTTCTCGAGGGGGAGATCCAGGTCCTGGTCACGACCGCCATTATCGAGAACGGCCTGGACGTGCCCACCGCCAACACGCTGCTCGTCGACCGCGCCGACCAGTTCGGCCTCGCCCAGCTCTACCAGCTTCGCGGCCGCGTCGGGCGCTCGCACCACCGCGCCTACTGCTACCTCGTCGTGCCCGATGAACTCACCCCGGAAGCGGAACGGCGCCTGCGCATCCTCGAGCACTACACCGAACTGGGCAGCGGCTACGCCATCGCGCTCAAGGACCTCGAGCTGCGCGGCGCAGGCAACATCCTGGGCGCCGAACAGTCCGGGTTCGTGCACGCCGTGGGCATGGACACCTACACGCGCCTCCTGGATGAAGCGATCCGGCGCCTGCGCGGCGAGCGCGCCGCCGAACGCTTCCCGCCGCCCGAGGTGGCGCTCGAGGGCGGCACCTACTTCCCGGACGGCTACGTGCCCGACGCTTCCCAAAAGCTCCATCTCTATCGACGCCTCGCCCGCATGCAGCACGCGGCGGAGGTCACCGTGCTGAGAGAGGAGCTGCGCGACCGATTCGGGCCGCCACCGCCTGAGGCCGACCGCCTGCTGGCCGCCACCACGCTGCGCTTGCTGGGCGCGCGCATTGGCCTCGAGCGCCTGCTGCTGCGCGGCCGCGAAGCGCGCCTCAACTTCAGGGAAGGCGTCGTCCCGCGACTGGCCAGTGTGCAGGGGGCGCTGCGCGACCAGAACATCGAGATCGAGGTGCGCCGACCCATGCCGCTGTCCCTCGTGCTGCGCAGTCCGGCAACCCAGCCGCTCACGGAAACACTCGCCGCAGCCCTCGAGCTCCTCGCCAGCAGCCGCGCCCGCGCCGCCTGA
- a CDS encoding DUF58 domain-containing protein, translating to MSITQHSPPRAARPELLSPRELSAMGGLEFIARRVVEGFLAGLHRSPHRGFSVEFAEHRAYQPGDDLRYVDWRMFGRSDRYYVKQFEEETNLRAYLLLDASASMAWSSAPGEIPPKLWYAKQLAACLALLLLRQGDAVGVVGFDQAVRSHVAPRGGRRHWHEVLRALAPLQAAGRTEAGSALRDIAGRLRRRGLVILLSDLLVEPESTRLALRFLRHRGHEVLVFHLLDPGERELPGVGDARFIDPETGDELPVSVADLRAEYREAVERALAEWRDTLVPLGMDYTVVETEAALVPALRAYLHKRERLG from the coding sequence ATGAGCATCACGCAGCACAGTCCGCCCCGGGCCGCGCGCCCCGAGCTGCTCAGCCCGCGGGAGCTGTCCGCCATGGGCGGGCTGGAATTCATTGCGCGCCGGGTCGTCGAGGGCTTCCTCGCCGGGCTACACCGCTCGCCGCACCGGGGTTTCTCGGTCGAATTCGCCGAGCACCGGGCGTACCAGCCCGGTGATGACCTGCGCTACGTGGATTGGCGCATGTTCGGCCGCTCGGATCGGTATTACGTGAAGCAGTTCGAGGAAGAGACCAACCTGCGCGCGTATCTGCTGCTGGACGCCAGTGCCTCCATGGCGTGGAGCTCGGCGCCGGGTGAGATTCCCCCCAAGTTGTGGTATGCCAAGCAGCTCGCAGCCTGCCTGGCCCTGCTGCTGCTACGGCAGGGGGATGCGGTGGGAGTCGTCGGCTTTGACCAGGCCGTCCGCAGCCACGTGGCGCCGCGCGGCGGGCGCCGCCACTGGCACGAAGTGCTGCGCGCGCTGGCGCCGCTCCAGGCGGCCGGCCGCACCGAGGCCGGCAGCGCGCTGCGCGACATCGCCGGCCGACTGCGCCGGCGCGGGCTGGTAATCCTGCTTTCTGACCTGCTGGTCGAGCCGGAATCGACGCGTCTGGCACTGCGCTTCCTGCGGCACCGGGGCCACGAGGTGCTGGTATTCCACCTGCTGGATCCCGGGGAGCGAGAGTTGCCGGGCGTCGGCGATGCGCGCTTCATTGACCCCGAGACAGGCGACGAGCTGCCGGTGAGCGTCGCCGACTTGCGTGCCGAATACCGGGAGGCGGTCGAGCGCGCCCTGGCCGAGTGGCGCGACACGCTCGTGCCGCTGGGCATGGACTATACGGTGGTGGAGACGGAAGCCGCTCTGGTTCCAGCACTGCGCGCCTACCTGCACAAGCGGGAGCGCCTCGGCTGA
- a CDS encoding M28 family peptidase, translating into MLQRRRNKLSQGSLWTASFFLLGCAAPSAESARAASDTIAPLQAAASITADEMRAHIAVLSSDELRGRETPSPGLERAAAYLAAEFERLGLEPLGDGGTFLQRYPFPLISLPAESVKLELSVGSLRRVLAYGGDYAVEPGATGEADVALVFAAGGVPPGAGGALAGTAVLVDLPGRVGATWEAARNAARAAAAAAGARAILFVLDPAIGADWLAGFARWMARPARQFGGLPEIPSFYLRDGAARELVRAAGAELEALRALGGENQTRPLPLAGARAHFLVRPQVLDDAQPPNVVALLPGSDPALRDSYVIFSAHMDHLGVGPADATGDSIYNGADDDASGTAALLEIAEAFAMLSPRPARSLIFLAVSGEEKGLLGSAHFTARPPIPLGQVVANFNIDMIGRNAPDSVVAVGAEYTTLGGLAREVAAQHPDLGLTVADDPWPEERFFFRSDHFHFAEHGVPALFVFAGVHQDYHQPSDEVDRVDADKAARIARLLFYAGNEVATGAATPHWTERGSAELAPLWAR; encoded by the coding sequence TTGCTCCAACGTCGAAGGAATAAGCTGTCGCAAGGTTCGCTGTGGACGGCGTCATTTTTCCTGTTGGGGTGTGCGGCTCCCTCGGCCGAGTCGGCGCGGGCGGCGTCGGACACGATTGCGCCGCTCCAGGCAGCGGCGAGCATTACGGCAGACGAGATGCGCGCGCACATCGCGGTGCTCTCGAGCGACGAGCTGCGCGGCCGCGAGACACCGAGTCCGGGCCTCGAACGAGCGGCTGCCTATCTGGCTGCGGAGTTCGAGCGGCTGGGACTCGAGCCGCTGGGTGATGGTGGCACGTTCTTGCAGCGTTACCCTTTCCCGCTGATCTCGCTGCCGGCAGAGTCGGTGAAGCTCGAGCTCTCGGTCGGGTCGCTCCGGCGAGTGCTAGCTTACGGCGGTGACTACGCGGTCGAGCCTGGCGCGACGGGGGAGGCGGACGTCGCGCTCGTATTCGCGGCGGGCGGCGTCCCGCCCGGCGCGGGGGGTGCGCTGGCTGGCACCGCCGTGCTCGTGGACCTGCCCGGTCGAGTCGGCGCGACGTGGGAGGCGGCGCGCAACGCGGCGCGAGCCGCTGCGGCGGCGGCTGGCGCCCGCGCCATCCTCTTTGTGCTGGATCCCGCGATAGGCGCCGATTGGCTGGCCGGATTCGCGCGCTGGATGGCGCGACCGGCGCGCCAGTTCGGCGGACTGCCCGAGATTCCGTCGTTCTACCTGCGAGACGGCGCGGCCCGTGAGCTGGTCCGGGCGGCGGGGGCGGAACTCGAGGCTCTGCGCGCGCTGGGGGGAGAGAACCAGACCAGGCCGTTGCCGCTGGCCGGTGCTCGCGCGCACTTCCTGGTGCGGCCTCAGGTCCTGGATGATGCGCAGCCGCCCAACGTGGTTGCGTTGCTGCCCGGCAGCGACCCTGCTCTGCGCGACAGCTACGTGATCTTCAGCGCGCACATGGACCACCTGGGCGTGGGGCCGGCGGACGCGACGGGCGACTCGATTTACAACGGCGCCGATGACGACGCCTCCGGCACTGCGGCGTTGCTCGAGATCGCGGAGGCGTTTGCCATGCTCTCCCCGCGGCCGGCTCGCTCCCTCATTTTCCTGGCCGTGAGCGGGGAGGAGAAGGGGCTGCTAGGCTCGGCCCACTTCACGGCGCGGCCGCCGATTCCGCTGGGACAGGTGGTGGCCAACTTCAACATCGACATGATCGGCCGGAACGCACCCGACAGCGTGGTCGCGGTCGGCGCGGAGTATACCACGCTTGGCGGGCTGGCGCGGGAAGTTGCGGCGCAGCACCCGGATCTCGGCCTCACCGTGGCCGATGACCCCTGGCCCGAAGAGCGCTTCTTTTTCCGCAGTGACCACTTCCATTTCGCCGAGCACGGCGTTCCCGCGTTGTTCGTGTTCGCCGGCGTGCACCAGGATTACCACCAGCCCTCGGACGAAGTGGACCGGGTCGATGCGGACAAGGCGGCGCGCATCGCGCGCCTCCTTTTCTACGCGGGAAACGAGGTAGCCACGGGCGCTGCCACGCCCCACTGGACGGAGCGTGGCAGCGCCGAGCTCGCTCCACTCTGGGCCCGCTAG
- a CDS encoding BatA domain-containing protein: MGFLQPWLLALGAAVAVPLILHLLQRHQGPRLVFPALRYLRRAETEHARRIRLRQLLLLALRVAGLLLLALAAARPVARRGGAAHEPTAAVIILDNSLSSGLVQGDRRVLEVLKQRALETLARGRPEDRFWLIRAGVPGEPALPGDAVSTAQRVRVTEVTAGAAELSIAVQRARALLSAGAEGRATEIHVLSDLQASGFSGTVEGDEGAPPLVVWAPRRQVPANRAVADVQVGGGVAPRAGERSSVAATIVGAGARDSLSLRLLVEGRVAAAAVVAGGSGAGDTTARALAALLPFPPRGAGLVTGWVEIDPDALRADDRRYFAVRIQPPPTVALAEPLPFVEQALDVLADAGRLRRVPPPSADLVVAPAAAGAEAVRRGRTALVLAPASSIELPAANRRLAAAGIPWRLGPPAAGGESRVGGVRGDEEMGKALEGTRIHEAYVLERRPSAEPDTVLLRLHDGAPWVVAGETAGGGRYLLVASALSTEATTLPTSAAMLPLLDRLLGAWAAAQPPRAEAAPGGTITVPPEARTIVRPDGERETVAGGAAYSAPAIPGIYRVLAGDRLVDGFAVNPPAAESDLTRLDGGRIAALFPGWPVEAAADPGAWRAAVYRRRVGREVWRPLVLAALGILLMEGLLAAAGAAPRRAARAGAEILPAEPEPAPRRGSLEGETSGARHSVAAEPQAGGR; encoded by the coding sequence ATGGGCTTCCTGCAGCCCTGGCTGCTGGCGCTGGGCGCGGCCGTCGCCGTTCCGTTGATCCTGCACCTGCTGCAGCGGCATCAGGGGCCGCGACTGGTGTTTCCGGCTTTGCGCTACCTGCGCCGTGCGGAGACGGAGCACGCGCGGCGCATCCGGCTGCGGCAGCTCCTGCTCCTCGCCTTGCGCGTCGCCGGCCTGCTGCTCCTGGCACTCGCCGCCGCACGGCCGGTCGCGCGGCGCGGCGGCGCCGCACACGAGCCCACTGCAGCCGTGATCATCCTGGACAATTCGCTCAGCAGCGGTCTCGTCCAGGGCGACCGGCGCGTGCTCGAGGTGTTGAAGCAGCGGGCGCTGGAAACGCTGGCCCGAGGCCGGCCGGAGGATCGGTTCTGGCTGATTCGCGCGGGTGTGCCCGGCGAGCCGGCGTTGCCCGGCGATGCCGTCAGCACGGCGCAGCGGGTACGTGTGACGGAGGTCACGGCAGGCGCGGCCGAGCTCAGCATAGCCGTCCAGCGGGCCCGGGCGCTGCTCTCGGCCGGCGCCGAGGGCCGGGCCACCGAAATCCACGTGCTGAGCGATCTGCAGGCCTCCGGCTTTTCCGGGACGGTCGAGGGCGACGAAGGCGCGCCGCCGCTCGTGGTATGGGCACCCAGGCGCCAGGTGCCGGCAAATAGGGCAGTGGCCGATGTCCAGGTGGGCGGCGGCGTTGCGCCGCGTGCTGGCGAACGCTCGAGCGTGGCGGCTACGATCGTGGGTGCGGGCGCCCGTGATTCCCTGAGTCTGCGCCTGCTCGTCGAGGGCCGCGTGGCCGCGGCGGCTGTCGTCGCCGGGGGGAGTGGAGCCGGGGACACGACCGCCCGGGCGCTTGCCGCGCTGCTACCCTTCCCGCCCCGCGGCGCCGGCCTGGTTACCGGCTGGGTCGAGATCGACCCCGATGCCTTGCGAGCCGATGACCGGCGCTATTTCGCCGTACGCATCCAGCCGCCGCCCACAGTGGCGCTTGCCGAGCCCCTGCCCTTCGTCGAGCAGGCGCTGGACGTATTGGCCGACGCGGGCCGCCTCCGCCGCGTTCCCCCGCCATCGGCCGACCTGGTAGTGGCGCCCGCCGCCGCAGGGGCCGAGGCCGTACGCAGGGGCCGCACGGCGCTTGTCCTCGCCCCGGCTTCGAGCATCGAGCTACCCGCGGCTAACCGGCGGCTGGCGGCGGCCGGGATTCCCTGGCGCCTGGGCCCGCCGGCGGCCGGCGGCGAGTCCAGGGTGGGAGGGGTTCGCGGGGACGAAGAAATGGGGAAGGCGCTGGAGGGCACCAGGATCCACGAGGCGTACGTGCTGGAACGGCGCCCCAGTGCCGAGCCGGATACCGTGCTCCTGCGCCTGCACGATGGCGCGCCCTGGGTTGTCGCGGGGGAGACGGCGGGTGGCGGGCGCTATCTCCTGGTCGCCTCGGCGCTCTCCACGGAAGCGACCACACTGCCCACGTCAGCCGCCATGCTCCCGCTGCTGGATCGCTTGCTCGGCGCCTGGGCAGCCGCTCAGCCGCCGCGCGCCGAAGCGGCGCCCGGCGGCACCATCACCGTGCCGCCGGAGGCTCGAACCATCGTGCGCCCGGATGGGGAACGGGAGACCGTGGCTGGCGGAGCCGCTTACAGCGCGCCCGCGATCCCCGGCATCTACCGGGTCCTGGCCGGCGACCGGCTGGTCGATGGGTTTGCCGTGAATCCACCCGCCGCCGAGTCCGACCTCACCCGCCTGGATGGCGGCCGCATTGCCGCCCTGTTCCCGGGCTGGCCCGTCGAAGCGGCAGCGGACCCCGGAGCATGGCGCGCCGCCGTTTACCGCCGCCGCGTGGGGCGGGAGGTGTGGCGGCCGCTCGTCCTGGCCGCACTCGGCATCCTGCTCATGGAAGGGCTTCTGGCCGCTGCGGGCGCCGCTCCCCGTCGGGCCGCTCGGGCCGGTGCGGAGATCCTGCCGGCGGAGCCGGAACCCGCTCCGCGGCGCGGCAGCCTCGAGGGCGAGACGAGCGGGGCGCGGCACAGTGTGGCGGCCGAGCCGCAGGCGGGAGGGCGCTAG